One region of Drosophila subobscura isolate 14011-0131.10 chromosome J, UCBerk_Dsub_1.0, whole genome shotgun sequence genomic DNA includes:
- the LOC117895471 gene encoding uncharacterized protein LOC117895471, with protein MLLATEKLSGCCRRFWDFLMAPLTPRNLRTTAMLTSIFQLLVAHCILFFMLLCLAHAEQIHRLLELDILDQKDNGFYTMAPFHNDLRLRSAAQLSDAMENFLYVMVGVSSVYALCAISLFFGVYKSRPGLIVPWLLAEFLCILGIGVLIFMLKDTKLTMIFCGNVPYFIICYSLLCMDCIKWYSMHSFYQSLRTINKLREIATVAIPCPAPGAIPYHFRREHMYLGSNGYKHILTESPMDSARSKLQTQRSSQTFTLGNCFSFSVFFYLSKSVCDMKRASRVLF; from the exons ATGCTGCTTGCCACGGAAAAACTGAgcggctgctgccgtcgctttTGGGACTTTCTAATGGCGCCGCTAACACCCAGGAATCTAAGGACCACAGCGATGCTCACGAGCATATTTCAATTG CTCGTTGCCCATTGTATTCTGTTCTTTATGCTGCTCTGCCTGGCACATGCGGAGCAGATTCATcgcctgctggagctggataTACTGGATCAGAAGGATAATGGCTTCTACACCATGGCACCCTTTCACAACGATCTCAGACTGCGTTCGGCAGCCCAACTATCCGATGCCATGGAGAACTTCCTCTACGTCATGGTGGGTGTCTCCTCGGTCTACGCGCTGTGTGCCATCTCCCTGTTCTTTGGCGTGTACAAGAGTCGACCGGGTTTGATTGtgccctggctgctggcagagtTCCTGTGCATTCTGGGCATCGGCGTGTTGATCTTTATGCTCAAAGATACCAAGCTGACAATGATCTTTTGCGGCAATGTGCCTTACT TTATTATATGCTACAGCTTGCTCTGCATGGACTGCATCAAGTGGTATTCCATGCACAGCTTCTATCAGAGTTTGCGCACGATCAACAAGCTGCGAGAGATTGCCACTGTGGCCATACCCTGTCCAGCACCAGGAGCG ATTCCCTATCATTTCCGCCGCGAGCACATGTACTTGGGCAGCAATGGCTATAAGCATATACTCACCGAATCCCCGATGGACAGTGCTAGATCCAAACTACAAACCCAAAGAAGTTCTCAAACTTTCACCcttggaaattgttttagtttttcggttttcttttatctttcaaaaagtgtgtgtgatATGAAAAGAGCAAGCAGAGTACTATTTTAG